From the genome of Impatiens glandulifera chromosome 9, dImpGla2.1, whole genome shotgun sequence, one region includes:
- the LOC124913861 gene encoding WD repeat-containing protein 44-like, whose protein sequence is MSRTVDEEEEDERFYESLDRLLSSASSRTCSSSSGEEEEDDDEEERDPNSDSLNYALEQPVTVPRFPMGVYNNYDVWISEPSSIEERRLRLFRQMGLIRDPRRKSILSSSSTTTTTTLDEEEFGRSASYDQCVVEASCSNSDVLILRSKSDGSTDSLPEILSINSPLLLPSTGIPVNNHIVKTRNGNGNGNESTITSAASPNKPPTGKNSRKIEDIRNESNCLEISCDGEMDIEDSCGTVCTTIKDLDNGKQFVVNEIREDGMWNKLKEVGTGRQLTMEEFEMCVGHSPIVQELMRREIVEEGNTDLVNHIMNGNLASGSKLKKKGSWLKSIKQVASTMTGYKERRSSDERDTSSEKGGRRSSSATDDSQDVSFRGPERVRVRQYGKTYKELSSLYKSQEIQAHSGSIWTIKFSLDGKYLASAGEDCVIHIWQVVESERKRDMFVERQEDGGLNLLVGSPEPGLLSPKLDGSAEKKRKGRSSFSRKSVNFEPVMVPETIFALSEKPFCSLQGHLDDVLDLSWSKSQHLLSSSMDKTVRLWDMSNKSCLKIFEHNDFVTCIQFNPMDDKFFISGSLDAKVRIWSIPDHQVVDWSDLHEMVTAACYAPDGQVALVGSHKGSCLLYDTSENKLQEKGKVNLQNRKKKSHCKKITGFQFAPGSSSQVLVTSADSRIRFVDGVDLVHKFKGFRNTNSQILACFSSNGRHIVCASEDSHVYIWKHENETRPTRAKGVTRTQSYEHFHCQDVTVAIPWPGSSGTSVSSSPDYIENFNSNFDEISTANHPPTPVEEQEVMGNEKRSSLNGIISSASNSYFLDRMSATWPEEKLLSSAAAAASSNNNNNSPRVSVEFCDALSDGRSAAWGMVIVTAGLNGEIRAYQNFGLPVRL, encoded by the exons ATGAGCCGAACCgttgacgaagaagaagaggacgagCGTTTTTACGAGTCGCTTGATAGATTATTATCGTCGGCCTCTTCTCGGACTTGTTCGTCTTCTtccggagaagaagaagaagacgacgaCGAAGAAGAAAGAGATCCGAATTCGGATTCTCTCAATTATGCTCTTGAACAACCGGTTACTGTCCCTAGGTTTCCAATGGGAGTGTATAATAACTACGATGTCTGGATCTCTGAACCATCTTCTATCGAGGAACGACGTCTGCGACTTTTCAGACAGATGGGACTCATACGTGACCCTCGTCGGAAAAGCattctatcttcttcttctactactactactactacacttgatgaagaagagttCGGTAGATCGGCATCGTATGatcaatgtgttgttgaagccTCTTGTAGTAACTCTGACGTTCTGATTCTTCGATCCAAGTCAGACGGTAGCACAGACAGTCTTCCTGAAATTCTTTCAATTAATTCACCTTTACTACTACCGTCTACTGGAATTCCTGTAAATAATCATATTGTGAAGACTcgaaatggaaatggaaatggaaatgaGTCGACTATTACCAGTGCCGCTTCACCTAATAAGCCTCCTACGGGAAAGAATAGCAGGAAGATTGAAGATATTAGAAATGAATCTAACTGTCTTGAAATCAGCTGCGATGGGGAGATGGATATTGAAGACAGTTGCGGTACTGTATGCACAACAATTAAGGATCTAGACAATGGGAAGCAGTTCGTAGTGAATGAAATAAGAGAGGATGGTATGTGGAATAAGCTTAAGGAAGTCGGTACTGGAAGACAGTTAACAATGGAGGAATTCGAGATGTGTGTAGGTCATTCACCTATTGTTCAAGAACTGATGAGGAGGGAAATTGTGGAAGAGGGTAATACAGATCTTGTTAACCATATCATGAATGGAAACCTAGCAAGTGGATCGAAGTTAAAGAAGAAAGGGAGTTGGTTGAAGAGTATAAAGCAGGTAGCAAGTACTATGACGGGTTATAAGGAAAGGCGAAGTAGCGACGAAAGGGATACGTCGTCTGAGAAAGGAGGGAGGAGGTCGAGTTCTGCGACAGATGATAGTCAGGATGTATCGTTTAGAGGTCCTGAAAGAGTTCGTGTTCGACAGTATGGGAAAACTTACAAAGAGCTCAGTTCGCTGTACAAAAGCCAGGAGATACAGGCTCATAGCGGTTCAATTTGGACGATTAAATTCAGCTTGGATGGTAAGTATCTTGCAAGTGCTGGTGAGGATTGTGTGATTCACATTTGGCAGGTTGTGGAATCAGAGAGGAAAAGAGATATGTTTGTGGAAAGACAAGAAGATGGGGGTTTGAACCTTTTGGTTGGGTCGCCAGAGCCAGGTTTACTGTCTCCGAAACTAGATGGAAGTGCGGAGAAGAAGAGGAAAGGAAGGTCGTCGTTTAGCAGGAAGTCTGTAAACTTCGAACCTGTTATGGTTCCAGAGACTATCTTTGCACTCTCTGAGAAACCTTTTTGTTCATTGCAAGGACATCTTGATGATGTTCTGGATCTATCATGGTCAAAATCTCAG CATTTGCTTTCATCATCAATGGACAAAACTGTGCGGCTCTGGGATATGTCCAACAAGTCATGCCTGAAAATCTTTGAGCATAATGATTTTG TTACGTGTATCCAGTTTAACCCCATGGACGATAAATTCTTCATCAGTGGATCTTTGGATGCGAAAGTTCGCATATGGAGTATACCTGATCATCAAGTTGTTGATTGGAGTGATCTTCATGAAATGGTCACTGCTGCTTGCTATGCTCCAGATGGTCAG GTTGCATTGGTTGGTTCTCATAAAGGAAGCTGCCTCCTTTACGACACATCAG AAAATAAGTTGCAAGAAAAGGGCAAAGTTAATCTGCAAAACAGGAAAAAGAAGTCTCACTGCAAGAAAATAACAGGTTTTCAG TTTGCACCAGGAAGTTCATCACAAGTGCTTGTGACATCTGCTGATTCACGAATCCGCTTCGTTGATGGTGTTGATCTAGTTCACAAGTTCAAAG GCTTCAGAAACACTAACAGCCAAATACTGGCATGCTTTTCCTCAAACGGTAGACACATAGTATGCGCAAGCGAGGACTCCCACGTATATATTTGGAAACACGAAAACGAAACTCGACCAACAAGAGCCAAAGGAGTAACGAGAACCCAATCTTACGAACACTTCCACTGTCAAGACGTAACCGTTGCCATTCCATGGCCAGGCTCTTCAGGAACGTCAGTCTCCTCCTCCCCAGACTACATTGAAAACTTTAACAGTAATTTCGACGAAATATCCACAGCCAACCATCCACCTACCCCGGTTGAAGAACAAGAAGTAATGGGTAACGAAAAAAGATCATCACTTAATGGAATCATTTCAAGTGCTTCAAATAGCTATTTCTTAGATAGAATGTCTGCAACTTGGCCTGAGGAAAAACTGTTAtcttctgctgctgctgctgcttcttccaataataataataacagtcCCCGTGTGAGCGTTGAGTTCTGTGATGCGTTGAGCGATGGTAGGTCGGCGGCTTGGGGAATGGTGATCGTTACTGCTGGCCTTAACGGGGAAATTCGGGCTTATCAGAATTTTGGATTGCCTGTCCGACTATGA
- the LOC124914793 gene encoding thioredoxin M-type, chloroplastic-like, giving the protein MAMAGILHTFTIPRASCILTASFSPIGTYPISVRTRSIKLPDVNGLKLKIHSNSQSSIRTRRTVGRATGSIVCESPQETTAAVIVPAISDGDWESVVLGSDTAVLVEFWAPWCGPCRIIHPVIDELAKQYKGKLKCLKVNTDESPSIATRYGIRSIPTVILFKNGEKKDAIIGAVPKSTLTNSIEKLL; this is encoded by the exons ATGGCCATGGCTGGTATACTACATACCTTCACTATTCCTCGCGCCTCATGCATTCTCACCGCTAGTTTCTCTCCAATCGGAACTTATCCGATTTCCGTCCGTACCAGATCGATCAAGTTACCGGACGTCAATGGATTGAAATTGAAAATCCACTCCAATTCTCAATCGAGTATAAGAACAAGAAGAACCGTTGGACGAGCTACTGGATCAATCGTCTGCGAATCTCCTCAAGAAACAACAGCAGCTGTGATAG TGCCTGCAATATCGGATGGAGATTGGGAATCGGTTGTTCTTGGATCTGATACGGCTGTTCTAGTTGAATTCTGGGCACCATGGTGTGGTCCATGTCGGATAATTCATCCTGTGATTGATGAATTAGCGAAACAGTATAAAGGAAAACTGAAGTGTTTGAAGGTGAACACAGATGAGAGTCCTTCAATTGCAACTCGATATGGAATCAGAAGCATTCCAACAGTGATTTTGTTTAAGAATGGAGAAAAGAAGGATGCAATCATTGGGGCTGTTCCAAAATCTACTTTGACAAACAGCATAGAGAAGTTATTGTGA
- the LOC124914741 gene encoding protochlorophyllide reductase-like, translated as MALQAAASLLPSSVSLSKEGKSNVTWKDSSTLFGISLPKTVDAFRFKSQRKVSNGFAKAIATTPEVNQSVPSGKQTLRKGTVVITGASSGLGLATAKALSDTGKWHVIMACRDFLKAERAAKSVGMDKENYTVIHLDLASLDSVRQFVDNFRQSGRTLDVLVCNAAIYLPTAKEPTFSADGFEISVGTNHLGHFLLARLLLDFMKQSDYPSKRLIIVGSITGNTNTLAGNVPPKANLGDLRGLAGGLNGLNSSSMIDGGEFDGAKAYKDSKVCNMLTMQEFHRRYHEESGITFASLYPGCIATTGLFREHIPLFRILFPPFQKYITKGYVSEEESGKRLAQVVSDPSLTKSGVYWSWNKDSASFQNQLSEEASDEEKAKKLWEISEKLVGLA; from the exons ATGGCTCTCCAAGCTGCAGCTTCTCTTCTTCCCTCTTCTGTTTCTCTATCCAAAGAG GGGAAATCTAATGTCACATGGAAGGATTCATCAACTCTCTTTGGAATCTCTCTTCCCAAAACTGTTGATGCATTCAGATTCAAG AGTCAAAGGAAGGTATCAAATGGGTTCGCGAAAGCAATAGCAACTACTCCAGAAGTTAACCAATCAGTTCCTTCAGGCAAACAAACGTTGAGGAAAGGAACAGTCGTTATCACCGGAGCATCTTCCGGTCTAGGTCTAGCAACAGCCAAGGCTCTATCCGATACAGGGAAATGGCATGTGATTATGGCGTGCAGAGATTTCTTAAAAGCCGAAAGAGCTGCTAAATCAGTAGGAATGGATAAAGAGAATTACACCGTAATTCATTTGGATCTTGCTTCTCTAGATAGCGTCAGACAATTTGTAGATAACTTCCGGCAATCCGGCCGGACACTCGATGTTTTAGTCTGTAACGCTGCTATATACTTACCGACGGCGAAGGAACCGACGTTCTCAGCTGATGGATTTGAAATCAGCGTTGGAACTAATCATCTTGGACATTTCCTTCTTGCTAGATTATTACTCGATTTCATGAAACAATCTGATTATCCATCGAAGCGACTCATCATCGTTGGATCCATTACAG GAAATACGAATACATTGGCGGGGAACGTACCTCCGAAGGCGAATCTAGGAGATCTGAGAGGACTTGCAGGAGGATTGAACGGTTTGAACAGTTCATCGATGATTGACGGAGGAGAATTCGACGGAGCGAAGGCGTATAAGGATAGTAAAGTGTGTAATATGCTTACGATGCAGGAATTTCATAGGCGGTATCATGAGGAGAGCGGGATTACGTTTGCGTCTTTGTATCCAGGTTGTATTGCTACGACTGGATTGTTCAGAGAGCATATTCCTTTGTTTAGAATTCTGTTTCCGCCATTTCAGAAGTATATTACGAAAGGATATGTATCTGAAGAAGAATCAGGGAAGAGACTTGCACAGGTTGTGAGTGATCCGAGCTTGACGAAATCTGGTGTATATTGGAGTTGGAATAAGGATTCGGCTTCGTTTCAAAATCAGTTGTCTGAAGAAGCTAGTGATGAAGAGAAGGCTAAGAAGTTATGGGAGATTAGTGAGAAACTGGTTGGTTTGGCTtag